The bacterium genome includes a window with the following:
- the rpmG gene encoding 50S ribosomal protein L33, with translation MRNIIQMECTVCKNRNYSTKKNKTTTPDRLERSKYCRFCRKHTSHKETK, from the coding sequence ATGCGTAACATCATTCAAATGGAGTGCACGGTTTGCAAGAACCGCAACTACTCCACCAAGAAGAACAAGACCACGACCCCCGATCGCCTTGAGCGAAGCAAGTACTGCCGCTTCTGCCGCAAGCACACTTCGCACAAGGAGACGAAGTAA
- the secE gene encoding preprotein translocase subunit SecE encodes MERFKKYIDFSLALAALVVWYLLRHLLLQVWDIFRLPVMENWPLSLPALIALAVALGALIYVRRNPKAYTFLGEVATELSKVTWPTMQETVASTGVIVVMVSIASMMLFGFDALWGTLTRSLLTL; translated from the coding sequence ATGGAGCGATTTAAAAAATACATCGACTTCTCCCTGGCCCTGGCGGCTTTGGTGGTTTGGTACCTGTTGCGGCACCTGCTGCTTCAGGTTTGGGACATCTTCCGCCTGCCGGTCATGGAAAATTGGCCGCTCAGCTTGCCGGCCTTGATCGCGCTGGCGGTGGCCCTCGGCGCTCTCATCTATGTGCGGCGCAACCCCAAGGCCTACACCTTCCTGGGGGAGGTCGCGACCGAGCTTTCCAAGGTGACTTGGCCGACGATGCAGGAAACCGTGGCTTCGACCGGTGTCATCGTCGTGATGGTTAGCATCGCTTCGATGATGCTGTTTGGCTTCGATGCCCTTTGGGGAACTTTGACGCGGAGCTTGCTCACGCTTTAA
- the nusG gene encoding transcription termination/antitermination protein NusG: MTHQWYVVHTYSGFEQKAKLALEERVRALGKDTMFSEVLVPSENVVEMKKGVKKTTSRKFFPGYILVKMELNDDTWHLIKNTPKITGFVGNSTHPPVVPEEEVRRITQQIDEGTLRPKPKVSFEKGESVRVVDGPFATFNGIVEEVNPEKGKLKVLVSIFGRSTPIELDFMQVEKN; the protein is encoded by the coding sequence ATGACGCATCAGTGGTACGTCGTACATACCTATTCGGGATTCGAGCAGAAGGCCAAACTGGCGCTGGAAGAACGCGTTCGCGCCCTCGGCAAGGACACCATGTTCTCCGAGGTCCTGGTGCCTTCGGAAAACGTCGTCGAAATGAAGAAGGGCGTGAAGAAGACCACCTCGCGCAAGTTCTTCCCCGGCTACATCCTGGTCAAGATGGAGCTCAACGACGACACCTGGCACTTGATCAAGAATACGCCCAAGATCACCGGCTTCGTTGGCAACAGCACCCATCCGCCGGTGGTGCCGGAAGAGGAAGTCCGCCGGATCACCCAGCAGATCGACGAGGGAACCCTCCGGCCCAAGCCCAAGGTCAGCTTCGAGAAGGGCGAATCGGTCCGGGTCGTCGACGGTCCTTTCGCGACCTTCAATGGCATCGTCGAGGAAGTGAACCCCGAGAAGGGCAAGCTCAAGGTTTTGGTCAGCATCTTCGGCCGCTCCACGCCGATCGAGCTCGACTTCATGCAGGTGGAGAAAAATTAA
- the rplK gene encoding 50S ribosomal protein L11 — translation MAKKVQAFIKLQCPAGQANPAPPVGPALGQHGVNIMEFCKQFNARTQKDAGLIIPVVITVYQDRSFTFVTKTPPASILLIKAAKIQKGSGVPNKNKVGTVTKAQVEEIAKLKMPDLDVRDLAAAVRTVEGTARSMGIEIK, via the coding sequence ATGGCTAAGAAAGTTCAGGCGTTCATCAAGTTGCAGTGCCCGGCCGGACAGGCCAACCCGGCTCCGCCGGTCGGACCGGCCTTGGGTCAGCACGGCGTCAACATCATGGAGTTCTGCAAGCAGTTCAACGCGCGGACCCAAAAAGACGCCGGCCTCATCATCCCGGTGGTGATCACGGTCTATCAGGACCGTTCTTTCACCTTCGTGACCAAGACTCCGCCGGCTAGCATCCTGTTGATCAAGGCCGCCAAGATCCAAAAGGGATCGGGCGTTCCCAACAAGAACAAGGTCGGGACGGTCACCAAGGCCCAAGTCGAAGAGATCGCCAAGCTCAAGATGCCCGACCTCGATGTTCGGGATCTGGCCGCCGCGGTTCGCACGGTCGAAGGCACCGCCCGGAGCATGGGAATCGAAATTAAGTAA
- the rplA gene encoding 50S ribosomal protein L1, protein MAGKKYKNAAKNVDPDKKYTLDEAVKMLESMKSAKFDETVEVALRLGIDAKQTDQLVRGAVALPHGLGKAVKVLAFAKGGKEKEAQEAGADFVGADDLIEKVQGGWMDFDKVVATPDMMVAVSKLGKVLGPRGLMPNPKVGTVSFDIGKAVKDLKAGKVEFRNEKAGIVHAPIGKLSFGAEKIKENMLSLIEGVVKAKPSSSKGTFLRGVAISATMSPGIRIDPNTAVRG, encoded by the coding sequence ATGGCTGGAAAGAAATACAAGAACGCCGCGAAAAACGTGGATCCCGACAAAAAATACACCCTCGACGAGGCCGTCAAGATGCTCGAAAGCATGAAGTCGGCCAAATTCGATGAGACGGTGGAAGTGGCCCTCCGTTTGGGCATCGATGCCAAGCAGACCGACCAATTGGTCCGTGGCGCGGTGGCCCTGCCGCACGGCCTGGGCAAGGCGGTCAAGGTTTTGGCCTTCGCCAAGGGCGGCAAGGAGAAGGAGGCCCAGGAGGCCGGCGCCGATTTCGTCGGGGCCGACGACCTGATCGAGAAGGTCCAAGGCGGCTGGATGGACTTTGACAAAGTGGTTGCTACACCCGATATGATGGTGGCTGTCAGTAAGTTGGGCAAAGTATTGGGTCCGCGTGGCCTGATGCCCAACCCAAAAGTGGGAACGGTATCCTTCGACATCGGAAAAGCTGTGAAAGACCTCAAGGCGGGCAAGGTCGAATTCCGCAACGAAAAGGCCGGGATCGTCCACGCTCCCATTGGCAAGCTTTCCTTTGGCGCTGAAAAGATTAAAGAAAACATGCTCTCTTTGATCGAAGGGGTGGTCAAGGCCAAGCCCTCGTCGAGCAAGGGAACCTTTCTCCGCGGCGTTGCGATCAGCGCGACCATGAGCCCGGGGATCCGCATCGACCCGAACACGGCGGTGCGCGGTTAG
- the rplJ gene encoding 50S ribosomal protein L10 has product MNRTEKAQEVEALKERFQKTCVTLLAEYQGLKVSELTKLRQELRQTKAEVKVLKNTLATLALKGTPMEPLSELFVGPTAVVTSESDPVAPAKILVKFAKEFEKAKIKGGFMSGKMMKAADVETLSKLPSREEMLAKMLGSLNAPAQNLVNVMSALPRQLATVLAAIRDKKTA; this is encoded by the coding sequence ATGAACCGAACGGAGAAGGCCCAGGAAGTCGAAGCGCTCAAAGAGCGCTTTCAGAAGACCTGCGTGACCCTTCTCGCGGAATACCAAGGCCTCAAGGTCAGCGAATTGACCAAGTTGCGCCAGGAGCTCCGCCAGACCAAAGCCGAGGTGAAGGTGCTGAAAAACACCCTCGCCACCTTGGCCTTGAAAGGCACTCCGATGGAGCCGCTGAGCGAGCTTTTCGTCGGTCCGACCGCGGTCGTGACCAGCGAGAGCGACCCGGTGGCTCCGGCCAAGATCCTGGTCAAGTTCGCCAAGGAGTTCGAGAAGGCCAAGATCAAGGGCGGCTTCATGTCTGGAAAGATGATGAAGGCGGCCGACGTCGAAACCCTTTCCAAGCTCCCTTCGCGCGAAGAGATGCTCGCCAAGATGCTGGGTTCGTTGAACGCCCCGGCGCAGAACTTGGTGAACGTCATGAGCGCGTTGCCCAGGCAACTGGCCACCGTTTTGGCGGCCATCCGCGACAAGAAAACCGCATAA